AAATTGTTCAGCCCGCTTGCGCTGGCCGAGCGTGGCGGCAATGTCCACGTTTTTGACCAGCTCCAGCGTAAGCGTGTCGCCCGATTTTTTAATCTTTTCAGCCGCCACGTGGGCCGGCCGGTAGTCGGCCACCGCCGCCGCAAACACCCACACGTCAGCCGTTTCGGCGGCGGCTGCAGCGGCGGCAAACATTTCCGCCGCCGTTTCCACCCGCACCGTGCGGATACGTGGGCTCGCCGGGTCCGCCAGCTGGCTGGGGCCGCTTACCAAGGTCACTTCGGCGCCTTCAGCGGCAAAGGCTTCGGCCAGCGCGTAGCCCATTTTGCCGGTGGAGCGGTTGCCGAGGAAGCGGACAGGGTCGAGGGGTTCGTAGGTGGGGCCAGAAGTGATAAGGACGCGCATGAGGGCTTATAATTTGGAAGAGCAACCCAAAGAACGTCATGCTGAGCGCAGCCGAAGCATCTCTACCGGGGAAGTAAGTACAGTTAGTGCTGCGGTAGAGATGCTTCGGCTGCGCTCAGCATGACGTTCGCTCAAACCCAACACTATCAAAAAACTGCTCGAGTTCCGCCACCATGTCCTCAGGCTCCAGCATGCGGCCGTGGCCGCTCAGGCCGCTGGCCAGCTCACCGCTGGGCGAATCGAAGACGTGGTTGCCGAAGCTGCGCAGCCGGGCCAGGTTCTGCGTCACGGCGGGGTGGGCGAACATGTCCAAGTCCATAGCCGGAGCCAGGAACACGGGGCAGCGGGCCGACAAATACACCGCGCACAGCAAATTGGGGCACAAACCATTGGCCAACTGACCAATGGTGTTGGCGCTGGCCGGCGCAATCAGCAGGGCATCGGCCCAGAGGCCCAGCTCCACGTGGTTGTGCCATTCGCCAGCGGCCGCGTCACGCAAAAAGCCCGTCAGGACGGGCTTTTTGGAGAGCGTGCCCAGGGTGAGGGGCGTCACAAACGCGGAGGCGGCTTCGGTGAGGATGACCTGCACTTCGGCTCCGGCCTTCACGAGCAGGCGGGTGAGCGGCGCGGCTTTGTATGCCGCGATGCTGCCGCTCACGCCCAGCAGGATGCGGCGGCCGCGGAGGGGGCTGGCTAATTGGTTGCTGGTTGTTTGTTCGGCCATGAAGCTAGAAACTGGTAAACAAAAGAACGTCATGCTGAGCGCAGCCGAAGCTCTCTACCGAGGAAGTAATTCGTTACTCTCGCGGTAGAGATGCTTCGGCTGCGCTCAGCATGACGTTCGTATTGGCGAACCCGGCAGCCTTAGAACAGCTCGCGGGGAATCGGCACTTCTTCCGGCTCAGGCGTGGTGTAGGCAATCTTGCCCTGCAGGAACTCCTCGATGGCCAGGCTGGTGGGCTTGGGCATGCGCTCGTACTGCTTCGACACCTCAATTTGCTCGCGGTTCTCGAACACTTCTTCCAGGTTATCAACCGTAGAAGCGAACTCGGCCAACCGGTCGTTCAACTCTTCTTTCAGCTTCACCGACAGCTGGTTGGCGCGCTTCGAAATCACGGCGATGGCCTCGTACACGTTGCCATTGTCGCCGGTGATGTCGGCGATGTTGCGCGTCACGATGGAGCTCGACGGGGTGTTGGGATTGGGTTTCATGGGCATAATGAGTTACTAATTAGTTGGATGCCGCGGTTGGCGTCGCCTTCAACCGGGTGATTTGGGCCTGGCTGACATCGTACATGTCCTGCGCGGCTTTCAGGTTCTTGCTCTTGGGATAGGCGTCGATGAACTGCTGGTAGAAGCTCACCGCCTCCAAATAACGCTCACGCTGCTTGGACTCGATGCTTTCCTGTGCCCAGGCATATTGGGCGCTGAGGCGCAGGAAGGAGGCCTGCTCGGCGTAGGCCGAAGCGGGGTATTGCAGCTGGAAGTTGGTAAGGGCCACCACGGCAGCCTGGTTGTAGCGGAGCTGGTAGTACAGCCGGGCGCTTTCAAAGGCTTT
This DNA window, taken from Hymenobacter sp. 5317J-9, encodes the following:
- a CDS encoding phosphopantothenoylcysteine decarboxylase, yielding MRVLITSGPTYEPLDPVRFLGNRSTGKMGYALAEAFAAEGAEVTLVSGPSQLADPASPRIRTVRVETAAEMFAAAAAAAETADVWVFAAAVADYRPAHVAAEKIKKSGDTLTLELVKNVDIAATLGQRKRAEQFAVGFALETTNELAHAQDKLHRKNFDLVVLNSLRDAGAGFGHDTNKVTVLDAAGQIVNFELQSKADVARGLVSLILARRAATH
- a CDS encoding flavoprotein, with protein sequence MAEQTTSNQLASPLRGRRILLGVSGSIAAYKAAPLTRLLVKAGAEVQVILTEAASAFVTPLTLGTLSKKPVLTGFLRDAAAGEWHNHVELGLWADALLIAPASANTIGQLANGLCPNLLCAVYLSARCPVFLAPAMDLDMFAHPAVTQNLARLRSFGNHVFDSPSGELASGLSGHGRMLEPEDMVAELEQFFDSVGFERTSC
- a CDS encoding DNA-directed RNA polymerase subunit omega, encoding MKPNPNTPSSSIVTRNIADITGDNGNVYEAIAVISKRANQLSVKLKEELNDRLAEFASTVDNLEEVFENREQIEVSKQYERMPKPTSLAIEEFLQGKIAYTTPEPEEVPIPRELF